A window of the Oscillospiraceae bacterium NTUH-002-81 genome harbors these coding sequences:
- a CDS encoding MarR family transcriptional regulator has translation MDISTIKALLDACYQAKRVRELLPALPNGVSSSHIQYLDIIEQLENRGMKVKISDISDTLHLPRPGVTRTVKEMEDKGFLKKTTSDADGRITYLSITEAGKKLSQTYNDRFFSQLAPLLTDISQEEASCTIRTIEKLYQVMAERRISLE, from the coding sequence ATGGACATTTCCACGATCAAGGCACTGCTGGATGCCTGCTACCAGGCAAAGCGCGTCCGGGAACTGCTCCCGGCACTTCCCAACGGTGTCTCATCATCCCATATTCAATATCTGGACATCATCGAACAACTGGAAAACCGCGGCATGAAGGTGAAAATATCCGATATCAGCGACACGCTGCATCTTCCCCGCCCCGGGGTAACGCGCACGGTGAAGGAAATGGAGGACAAGGGCTTTCTGAAAAAGACCACCTCCGACGCGGACGGACGCATCACCTATCTTTCCATCACAGAAGCCGGAAAAAAGCTGTCCCAGACGTATAATGACCGATTCTTTTCCCAGCTGGCTCCGCTGCTGACAGACATTTCCCAGGAAGAGGCAAGCTGTACTATCCGCACCATTGAAAAGCTGTATCAGGTGATGGCAGAAAGGAGGATCTCCCTTGAATAA